The following proteins are encoded in a genomic region of Bradyrhizobium sp. SK17:
- a CDS encoding aspartate/glutamate racemase family protein: protein MRITLIHALKHSIVPIEASFARHWPEARLMNLLDDSLSADLARDGKLSERMTERFLAMGQYAASTGADGILFTCSAFGPCIEAVARTHAPMPVLKPNEAMIEQAVAKGKRIGLLSTFPPTLVSMPPEFPSEVTLVPKLAEGALAALDGGDRAEHDRIVVEASKDLRDCDLIALAQYSMAPAAARVAEVTGREVLTTPDSAVLKLKAMLGVK from the coding sequence ATGCGCATCACCCTCATTCACGCCCTGAAGCACTCGATCGTGCCGATCGAGGCCTCGTTCGCGCGGCATTGGCCGGAGGCGCGGCTGATGAACCTGCTCGATGACAGCCTCTCCGCCGACCTCGCGCGCGACGGCAAGCTCTCCGAGCGCATGACGGAACGCTTTCTGGCGATGGGCCAATATGCGGCCAGCACCGGCGCCGACGGCATCCTGTTCACCTGTTCGGCATTCGGGCCCTGCATCGAGGCGGTGGCGCGCACGCACGCGCCGATGCCGGTCTTGAAGCCGAACGAGGCGATGATCGAACAGGCGGTCGCCAAGGGAAAGCGGATCGGCCTGCTCTCCACCTTCCCGCCGACGTTGGTGTCGATGCCGCCGGAATTTCCGTCCGAGGTCACGCTGGTGCCAAAACTCGCCGAGGGCGCCCTGGCGGCACTCGACGGCGGCGACCGCGCCGAGCACGATCGCATCGTGGTCGAGGCCAGCAAGGATCTGCGCGACTGCGACCTGATCGCGCTCGCCCAGTACAGCATGGCGCCGGCCGCCGCGCGCGTCGCCGAGGTCACCGGCCGCGAGGTGTTGACGACGCCCGACAGCGCGGTACTGAAGCTGAAGGCGATGCTTGGGGTCAAATAG
- a CDS encoding amino acid ABC transporter substrate-binding protein — protein sequence MYRALITATVLVASIASASAATLDTVKQRGTLVCGVSTGFAGFSAPDSQGNFKGLDVDYCRALAAGVLGDPAKVRYVALTAQNRFTALQSGEIDVLYRNSTQTYLRGTTLGLRQGPVNFYDGQGFVVKKDLGVKEPKDLKGATVCVAQGTTHEVTLGDYGRANGIDWKPLVFDRPDTMYQAFFGGRCDAMTQDASALAGAVATAAPKPDDYVVLPLTISKEPLGPFTRNGDEVWSDIVTWLHYGLVEAEELGVTQSNADEMTKSQAPAIQRLLGVSGDLGSRLGLDNKWLVAAIKAGGNYGEIFERNVGKASPLKLDRGLNATWSKGGLMYAIPFK from the coding sequence ATGTACAGGGCATTGATCACCGCAACCGTTCTTGTCGCGAGCATCGCGAGCGCAAGCGCGGCAACGCTCGACACCGTCAAGCAGCGCGGCACGCTGGTGTGCGGCGTTTCCACCGGCTTCGCCGGCTTCTCGGCGCCGGACTCGCAGGGCAACTTCAAGGGCCTCGACGTCGACTATTGTCGCGCGCTTGCGGCCGGCGTGCTCGGCGATCCCGCCAAGGTGCGCTATGTCGCACTGACCGCGCAGAACCGCTTCACCGCGTTGCAGTCCGGCGAGATCGACGTGCTGTACCGCAATTCGACGCAAACCTATCTGCGCGGCACCACGCTCGGGCTGCGCCAGGGCCCGGTCAATTTCTACGACGGCCAGGGCTTCGTGGTGAAGAAGGACCTCGGCGTGAAGGAGCCGAAGGATCTCAAGGGCGCCACCGTCTGCGTCGCCCAGGGCACCACCCATGAGGTGACGCTCGGCGACTACGGCCGCGCCAACGGCATCGACTGGAAGCCTTTGGTGTTCGACCGGCCCGACACCATGTACCAGGCCTTCTTCGGCGGCCGCTGCGATGCCATGACCCAGGACGCCTCCGCGCTCGCCGGCGCGGTCGCGACCGCAGCACCGAAGCCCGACGATTACGTCGTGCTGCCGCTGACCATCAGCAAGGAGCCGCTCGGCCCGTTCACCCGCAACGGCGACGAGGTCTGGAGCGACATCGTGACCTGGCTGCATTACGGCCTGGTCGAGGCCGAGGAGCTCGGCGTCACCCAGTCGAACGCCGACGAGATGACGAAGTCGCAGGCCCCGGCAATCCAGCGCCTGCTCGGCGTGTCGGGCGATCTCGGCTCGCGGCTCGGCCTCGACAACAAATGGCTGGTCGCGGCGATCAAGGCCGGAGGCAATTACGGCGAGATCTTCGAGCGCAATGTCGGCAAGGCGAGCCCCTTGAAGCTCGACCGCGGCCTCAATGCCACCTGGAGCAAGGGCGGGTTGATGTACGCGATCCCGTTCAAGTGA
- a CDS encoding aspartate aminotransferase family protein has protein sequence MSANKSRVMHRSLRETPPKAVGGDGVFLIAEDGRRILDSSGGAAVSCLGHQHPRILAAIARQASTLAYAHTGFFSSAPAEELAERLVGHEPGGLGYVYFVSGGSEAIEASIKLARQYFIERGEPKRARFIARKQSYHGNTLGALSAGGNAWRREPYAPLLSPAFSHVTPAFAYHEKRDDESEAAFVARLAAELEAEFQRIGPENVAAFIAEPVVGATAGCVPAPEGYFKAVRDICNRHGALLILDEVMCGMGRTGTLHAWEQEGIAPDIQAIAKGLGGGYQPIGAMLASDRIVDTVRDGSGAFQHGHTYLAHPLACAAALEVQKTIAEENLLDQVKERGRQLEQRLTERFGNHRHVGDIRGRGLFWAIELVADRGTRQPFDPKLKLHQRIKSAAFAGGLACYPSGGTADGQRGDHVLLAPPYITTSGDIDMIVERLGAAVDSALKDVGH, from the coding sequence ATGAGCGCCAACAAGAGCCGCGTGATGCATCGCAGCCTGCGCGAAACCCCGCCGAAGGCGGTAGGCGGCGACGGCGTCTTTCTGATCGCCGAGGACGGCCGTCGCATCCTGGATTCCTCGGGCGGCGCCGCCGTGTCCTGCCTCGGCCACCAGCATCCGCGCATCCTGGCCGCGATCGCCAGGCAGGCCTCCACGCTCGCCTATGCCCATACCGGTTTCTTCTCCTCCGCACCCGCGGAAGAGCTCGCCGAACGGCTGGTCGGCCACGAGCCCGGCGGTCTCGGCTATGTCTATTTCGTCAGCGGCGGCTCCGAGGCGATCGAGGCTTCGATCAAGCTGGCGCGCCAATATTTCATCGAGCGCGGCGAGCCGAAGCGCGCCCGCTTCATCGCCCGCAAGCAGAGCTATCACGGCAACACGCTCGGCGCGCTGTCGGCCGGCGGCAATGCCTGGCGTCGCGAACCCTACGCGCCGCTGCTGTCGCCTGCGTTCAGCCATGTCACCCCGGCCTTCGCCTATCACGAGAAGCGCGACGATGAATCGGAGGCCGCCTTCGTGGCGCGGCTCGCCGCCGAACTCGAAGCCGAATTCCAACGGATCGGCCCTGAGAATGTCGCGGCCTTCATCGCCGAGCCGGTGGTCGGCGCTACCGCCGGCTGCGTGCCTGCGCCGGAGGGTTACTTCAAGGCGGTGCGCGATATCTGCAATCGCCACGGCGCGCTCCTGATCCTCGACGAGGTGATGTGCGGCATGGGCCGCACTGGCACGCTGCATGCCTGGGAGCAGGAAGGCATCGCGCCCGACATCCAGGCGATCGCCAAGGGTCTCGGCGGCGGCTATCAGCCGATCGGCGCGATGCTCGCGAGCGACCGCATCGTCGACACCGTGCGGGACGGCTCGGGCGCATTCCAGCACGGCCACACCTATCTGGCGCATCCGCTCGCCTGCGCCGCGGCGCTCGAAGTGCAGAAGACGATCGCGGAGGAGAATTTGCTCGACCAGGTCAAGGAGCGCGGCCGCCAGCTCGAGCAGCGGCTCACCGAACGCTTCGGCAATCACCGCCATGTCGGCGACATCAGGGGCCGGGGCCTGTTCTGGGCGATCGAGCTGGTCGCCGATCGCGGCACCCGCCAGCCGTTCGATCCCAAGCTCAAGCTGCATCAGCGCATCAAGTCCGCGGCCTTCGCGGGCGGACTTGCCTGCTATCCGTCCGGCGGCACCGCAGACGGCCAGCGCGGCGACCATGTGTTGCTCGCCCCGCCCTATATCACGACTTCCGGCGACATCGACATGATCGTCGAAAGGCTCGGCGCTGCGGTCGACAGCGCATTGAAGGACGTTGGTCACTAG
- a CDS encoding MurR/RpiR family transcriptional regulator: MAQAQPKPSPLNELCSALPSLPMRLQEVGRFVAANDYDATTRSMRELASVAGADPASFTRLAKALGYTGWDELRAALTEARRPAQGSPFSGRAKSRRVGPNADVKLVHDKLEAEAAGLTRISASAIADAARALHAANRIWITGFRSCRGVAELLTYQLRLFRPDAVLLVGGSGPFDLDHGAFRTEDAVVVIGFAPYSIASVETARAAHQARATLIAIADTISAPMAEGADHLLLFEAASSPGFFPSLTGAIAVAQSLAAVCFTLGGAGAKRKLEATEGRLAETSQYFVEKGSLS; this comes from the coding sequence ATGGCCCAGGCTCAGCCGAAACCATCGCCCCTCAACGAATTGTGCAGCGCATTGCCGTCGCTGCCAATGCGGTTGCAGGAGGTCGGTCGGTTTGTCGCAGCCAATGATTACGACGCCACGACGCGCTCGATGCGCGAGCTTGCCTCCGTCGCCGGCGCCGATCCCGCCTCCTTTACCCGACTTGCAAAGGCGCTCGGCTACACCGGCTGGGACGAATTGCGCGCCGCACTCACCGAGGCGCGCCGGCCGGCGCAGGGTTCACCCTTCTCCGGCCGGGCCAAAAGCCGCCGTGTCGGGCCCAATGCCGATGTCAAACTGGTCCACGACAAGCTGGAGGCGGAGGCCGCCGGCCTCACGCGGATTTCAGCGAGCGCGATCGCGGACGCCGCGCGTGCACTGCACGCGGCGAACCGGATCTGGATCACCGGCTTTCGCAGTTGCCGCGGCGTGGCGGAACTCCTGACCTACCAGCTTCGCCTGTTCCGCCCGGACGCCGTGCTGTTGGTCGGCGGTTCCGGCCCGTTCGATCTCGACCACGGCGCCTTCCGCACCGAGGACGCGGTAGTCGTGATCGGCTTTGCGCCCTACTCCATTGCCAGCGTCGAAACCGCCCGCGCGGCGCACCAGGCCCGCGCGACGCTGATCGCGATCGCCGACACGATCAGCGCGCCAATGGCCGAAGGCGCCGACCATCTGCTGCTGTTCGAGGCCGCTTCCTCCCCGGGGTTCTTCCCGAGCCTCACCGGCGCGATCGCGGTGGCGCAGTCGTTGGCCGCCGTCTGCTTCACGCTGGGCGGCGCGGGCGCAAAGCGCAAGCTGGAGGCGACCGAGGGCCGGCTTGCCGAGACCTCGCAGTATTTTGTCGAGAAAGGATCACTGTCATGA
- a CDS encoding amino acid ABC transporter permease, with amino-acid sequence MTTSTPKRPPARPWRLSLGDPRVAGLFWQILVVAIAVAIVAFLWSNALHNLSVRRISTGFAFLGREAGMPIADSWIDYTPKDTYLRAFIVGIVNTLRVAVIGIVLATVIGTLVGIARLSSNWLLARLAAVYVEVLRDLPLLLQLLFWYVLMQGLPAARQAFKPVEGVYLSNRGLILPSVPLHGANGWTILALVAGVIVFTVVRRRLIAQQMRDGRARPVWPYALGLIVALPALVSWLLGASWSVTMPELRGFNFVGGLTLAPEYFALLIALVTYTSAFIAEIVRSGIQAVPRGQSEAAKALGLKRGFVLQHIVLPQALRVIIPPMTSQYLNLTKNSSLAVAVGYQDIVSIANTTLNQTGQAIESIALIMMVFLTISLGISLFMNWYNARIALVER; translated from the coding sequence GTGACGACATCGACGCCGAAACGCCCTCCCGCCCGGCCCTGGCGGCTTTCGCTCGGTGACCCGCGCGTCGCCGGCCTGTTCTGGCAGATCCTGGTGGTCGCCATCGCGGTCGCGATCGTCGCCTTCCTGTGGTCGAACGCCCTCCATAATCTCTCGGTACGGCGGATCTCGACCGGCTTCGCCTTCCTCGGCCGCGAGGCCGGCATGCCGATCGCCGACAGCTGGATCGACTACACGCCGAAGGACACTTACCTGCGTGCCTTCATCGTCGGCATCGTCAACACGCTGCGCGTCGCGGTGATCGGCATCGTGCTGGCGACCGTGATCGGCACGCTGGTCGGCATCGCGCGGCTGTCGTCGAACTGGCTGCTGGCGCGGCTCGCCGCTGTCTATGTCGAGGTGCTGCGCGACCTGCCGCTGCTGTTGCAGCTCCTGTTCTGGTACGTGCTGATGCAGGGCCTGCCGGCGGCGCGCCAGGCGTTCAAGCCGGTCGAGGGCGTCTATCTCTCCAATCGCGGCCTGATCCTGCCGTCGGTCCCGCTGCACGGGGCCAATGGCTGGACGATCCTCGCGCTGGTCGCGGGCGTGATCGTCTTCACCGTGGTCAGGCGCCGCCTGATCGCGCAGCAGATGCGCGACGGCCGGGCGCGGCCGGTGTGGCCGTATGCGCTCGGCCTGATCGTCGCGTTGCCCGCGCTGGTGTCATGGCTTCTGGGCGCGAGCTGGAGCGTCACGATGCCCGAGCTGCGCGGCTTCAATTTCGTCGGCGGGCTAACACTGGCGCCGGAATATTTCGCGCTGCTGATCGCGCTCGTCACCTACACCTCGGCCTTCATCGCCGAGATCGTGCGCAGCGGCATCCAGGCGGTGCCGCGCGGCCAGTCGGAGGCCGCCAAGGCGCTCGGGCTGAAGCGCGGCTTCGTGCTGCAACATATCGTGCTGCCGCAGGCGCTGCGCGTCATCATCCCACCGATGACCAGCCAGTATCTGAACCTGACCAAGAACTCCTCGCTCGCGGTCGCGGTCGGCTACCAGGACATCGTCTCGATCGCCAACACCACGCTGAACCAGACCGGCCAGGCGATCGAGTCGATCGCGCTGATCATGATGGTGTTCCTCACCATCAGTCTCGGCATCAGCCTGTTCATGAACTGGTACAATGCGCGGATCGCGCTGGTGGAGCGCTGA
- a CDS encoding amino acid ABC transporter permease, translated as MSSVAELPQDRLPIAPRPAPRALGGPTGWLRANLFASIPSSIMTLMLLFLLGKACVAFWQWGIANAVWIVPGNDSSACRALRGLGACWAVVPEKYRFILFGTYPFEEQWRPALAVAIFIALFVVSSRRSFWRKELFLLWAAALVLIGGLMWGGFLGLSFVTQDRWGGLPVTLILATFGLALGFPLGILVALGRRSKLPAIRSLSVLYVELIRGVPLISLLFMASVMFPLFMPDGVNIDKLLRAQIAFILYAGAYLAEVVRGGLQAVPRGQYEAADALGLSYWEKHALIVLPQAIRHVIPPLVNTFIAFFKDTSLVLIIGIFDLLTTAKTAIVDPAWQSFSVEVYIFVGVIYFIFCFAMSRYSRSLEAQRGPG; from the coding sequence ATGAGCTCGGTCGCAGAGCTGCCGCAGGATCGGCTGCCGATCGCGCCACGGCCGGCACCGCGCGCGCTCGGCGGTCCCACCGGCTGGCTGCGCGCCAATCTGTTTGCCTCGATCCCGTCAAGCATCATGACGCTGATGCTGCTGTTCCTGCTCGGCAAGGCATGCGTCGCGTTCTGGCAATGGGGCATCGCGAACGCGGTCTGGATCGTTCCCGGCAACGACAGCAGCGCCTGCCGCGCGCTGCGTGGCCTCGGCGCCTGCTGGGCGGTCGTCCCGGAGAAGTATCGCTTCATCCTGTTCGGCACCTATCCGTTCGAGGAGCAGTGGCGGCCAGCGCTCGCGGTCGCGATTTTCATCGCGTTGTTCGTGGTCTCGAGCCGCCGCAGCTTCTGGCGCAAGGAACTGTTCCTGTTGTGGGCCGCGGCGCTGGTCCTGATCGGTGGCCTGATGTGGGGCGGCTTCCTTGGCCTCAGCTTCGTCACGCAGGATCGCTGGGGCGGGCTGCCGGTGACGCTGATCCTCGCGACCTTCGGTCTCGCGCTCGGCTTCCCGCTCGGCATCCTGGTCGCGCTCGGCCGCCGCTCGAAGCTGCCGGCGATCCGTTCGCTCTCGGTGCTCTATGTCGAGCTGATCCGCGGCGTGCCGCTGATCAGCCTGTTGTTCATGGCGAGCGTGATGTTCCCGCTGTTCATGCCGGACGGCGTCAACATCGACAAATTGCTGCGCGCGCAGATCGCCTTCATCCTCTATGCCGGCGCCTATCTCGCCGAAGTGGTGCGCGGCGGCCTGCAGGCGGTGCCGCGCGGACAATATGAGGCGGCCGATGCGCTCGGGCTGTCATACTGGGAGAAGCACGCGTTGATCGTGCTGCCGCAAGCGATCCGCCACGTCATCCCGCCGCTGGTCAACACCTTCATCGCCTTCTTCAAGGACACCAGCCTGGTCCTGATCATCGGCATCTTCGACCTCCTGACCACTGCCAAGACCGCGATCGTCGATCCGGCCTGGCAGTCGTTCAGCGTCGAGGTCTACATTTTTGTCGGCGTCATCTACTTCATCTTCTGCTTCGCGATGTCGCGCTACAGCCGCAGCCTCGAGGCGCAGCGCGGCCCCGGCTGA
- a CDS encoding FadR/GntR family transcriptional regulator: MDKSALPALDPSRRASIKRKRSDAVADLIRGHIFQAGLQPNDRLPQESELIEMFGCSRSTIREALKSLEVQGLVQNTTGPGGGARVAPVSINRIVGLLSNYFYFQSISTAQIYQIRRLIEPELAFSVVGHLTAEHFKALDKAIAVQEHHRGGPTDWEHHRHAEIDFHDILIEACPNPLLGLVCRFINEAIRHLIGKLGVQEFASSFTCENIEFHKRLMAAFRSGNAARARRVMLDHVLSAEAVVVPKEDRRIDLPVFHQPLRLD; this comes from the coding sequence ATGGATAAATCGGCTCTGCCCGCCCTGGACCCGTCGCGCCGCGCCTCGATCAAGCGCAAGCGCTCCGACGCCGTTGCCGACCTGATCCGAGGCCACATCTTCCAGGCCGGGTTGCAGCCCAACGACCGGCTGCCGCAGGAGAGCGAGCTGATCGAGATGTTCGGTTGCAGCCGCTCGACCATCCGCGAGGCGCTCAAGTCGCTGGAAGTGCAGGGCCTGGTGCAGAACACCACCGGGCCCGGCGGCGGCGCGCGGGTGGCGCCGGTGTCGATCAACCGGATCGTCGGCCTGCTCAGCAACTACTTCTATTTCCAGTCGATCTCGACCGCGCAGATCTACCAGATCCGCCGCCTGATCGAGCCGGAGCTTGCCTTCAGCGTGGTCGGCCACCTCACGGCGGAGCATTTCAAGGCGCTCGACAAGGCGATCGCGGTTCAGGAGCATCATCGGGGCGGACCCACGGACTGGGAGCATCACCGCCACGCCGAGATCGATTTCCACGACATCCTGATCGAGGCCTGTCCCAATCCGCTGCTCGGCCTCGTCTGCCGCTTCATCAACGAGGCGATCCGCCATCTGATCGGCAAGCTCGGCGTGCAGGAATTCGCATCGAGCTTCACCTGCGAGAACATCGAGTTTCACAAGCGCCTGATGGCCGCGTTCCGCTCCGGCAATGCCGCACGGGCCCGCCGCGTGATGCTCGATCATGTGCTGAGCGCCGAAGCCGTGGTCGTCCCGAAGGAAGACCGGCGCATCGATCTGCCCGTCTTTCACCAGCCGTTGCGGCTCGACTGA
- a CDS encoding amidase family protein — translation MVTRRDNELWSWSAVDLARAIATRAISSREAVQSSLDRIAAVNPALNAVVEVLADEALAAADAADAKVKSGAELGTLHGVPVTIKVNVDQRGHATTNGVVAFRDVIATEDSPVVANVRKAGAVIVGRTNTPAFSHRWFTNNDLHGATYNPWSRRLTPGGSSGGAASAVASGMGAIAHGNDFGGSIRYPAYACGVAGLRPTPGRVPSFNPSATSDRPITAQMMSVQGPLARSVADLGVALAAMAQPDARDGTWLPVPLQGAQLKRPIGVAIAPAPFGDEAPEVSAAVHAAGRWLAEAGFAVEETLPPRLAEAADLWHRLVINEERRVLAPMIRKFGDAKSRYNLDCHIAYAPELDGDQVLACFEQRLSIVRAWQLLQERCPVIILPVSAQLPFRFDQDQEDAAVVRALLDAQRPLLAVPALGFPSVVVPTGTAGGVPVGVQVIAGRFREDICLAVAAVIEARAATLTPIDPRD, via the coding sequence ATGGTCACGCGGCGCGACAACGAATTGTGGAGCTGGTCGGCGGTCGACCTGGCGCGCGCGATCGCGACGCGTGCGATTTCGAGCCGTGAGGCCGTGCAATCGAGCCTCGACCGCATTGCTGCGGTCAATCCGGCCTTGAACGCCGTGGTCGAGGTGCTGGCCGACGAAGCGCTGGCCGCGGCGGATGCCGCGGATGCAAAGGTGAAATCGGGCGCCGAGCTCGGCACGCTGCATGGCGTGCCCGTCACCATCAAGGTCAATGTCGATCAGCGCGGTCACGCCACCACCAACGGCGTCGTCGCATTCCGCGACGTCATTGCCACCGAAGACAGCCCCGTGGTCGCGAATGTCCGCAAGGCCGGCGCCGTCATCGTCGGCCGCACCAACACGCCGGCGTTCTCGCACCGCTGGTTCACCAACAACGATCTGCATGGCGCGACCTACAATCCCTGGAGCCGCCGGCTGACACCGGGTGGCTCCAGCGGTGGTGCCGCTTCGGCGGTCGCTTCCGGCATGGGCGCGATCGCGCATGGCAATGATTTCGGCGGCTCGATCCGCTATCCCGCTTACGCCTGCGGCGTCGCCGGCCTGCGGCCGACCCCGGGTCGGGTCCCGTCGTTCAATCCGTCTGCGACCAGCGATCGGCCGATCACCGCGCAGATGATGTCGGTGCAGGGGCCGCTCGCCCGCTCGGTTGCCGATCTCGGCGTCGCGCTCGCCGCGATGGCGCAGCCGGACGCGCGCGACGGCACCTGGCTGCCGGTGCCGCTGCAAGGTGCACAGCTCAAGCGGCCGATCGGGGTTGCGATCGCGCCGGCGCCGTTCGGCGACGAAGCGCCGGAGGTGAGCGCTGCGGTTCACGCCGCCGGACGCTGGCTCGCGGAGGCAGGATTCGCGGTAGAGGAGACCTTGCCGCCGCGGCTCGCGGAGGCCGCCGATCTCTGGCATCGCCTCGTCATCAATGAGGAGCGGCGCGTGCTGGCGCCGATGATCCGAAAATTCGGCGACGCGAAGTCCCGCTACAATCTGGACTGTCACATCGCCTACGCGCCCGAGCTCGACGGCGATCAGGTGCTGGCCTGTTTCGAGCAGCGGCTTTCGATCGTGCGGGCCTGGCAGCTGCTTCAGGAGCGCTGCCCCGTCATCATCCTGCCGGTCTCGGCGCAACTGCCGTTCCGCTTCGATCAGGATCAGGAAGACGCTGCCGTGGTGCGGGCGCTGCTCGACGCCCAGCGGCCGCTGCTCGCGGTGCCCGCGCTCGGCTTTCCGTCGGTCGTGGTGCCGACCGGGACCGCCGGCGGCGTTCCGGTTGGCGTGCAGGTGATCGCCGGCCGTTTCCGGGAGGACATCTGTCTCGCGGTGGCCGCGGTGATCGAGGCGCGTGCCGCGACGCTGACGCCGATCGATCCGCGCGACTAG
- a CDS encoding amidase family protein: protein MTNAPIWQWSAVETAAAIRNNKVTSEEVVRAHLDRMHAANPALNAVVVDLGASAMQAAKAADETLAASKRGGGEVGPLHGVPVTIKINIDVEGQANSNGVVAFKDNIAPGDSPVTANLKKAGAVIIGLTNTPEFSLRGFTDNPLHGLTRNPWNAEVTCGGSSGGAGASIAAGIGTIAHGNDIGGSLRWPAHCNGIATIKPTQGRIPAFNPSATAERPLMAQFMSSQGPLARHVADVRLGLEVMAQRDPRDPWYVPAPLLGPKPTAPVKVALAKIPEDMVTDRGVIALQRKAADHLADAGYAVSEVEVPDLNKVWQLWCDLIMTETRVLQQDQMLAVSSADFQKSFHGFIALANQLDQAGYMKAIAARSGHIRNWMTFLEQYPLVLMPTTVRKTPEVNADLGGDQRVKELFWNDLRFISSMNVLGLPAAVVPVGLHEGLPVGVQIVGSRYREDMCLDAAEAIERKAGILTRQLWERR, encoded by the coding sequence GTGACGAATGCACCGATCTGGCAATGGTCCGCCGTCGAGACCGCGGCGGCGATCAGGAACAACAAGGTGACGTCGGAGGAGGTGGTTCGCGCCCATCTCGACCGCATGCACGCCGCCAACCCGGCGCTCAACGCCGTGGTCGTCGACCTCGGCGCGTCGGCAATGCAGGCCGCCAAGGCCGCGGACGAGACGTTGGCCGCGAGCAAGCGCGGTGGTGGCGAGGTCGGCCCGCTGCACGGCGTGCCGGTGACGATCAAGATCAATATCGACGTCGAAGGGCAGGCCAATTCGAACGGCGTGGTCGCCTTCAAGGACAACATCGCGCCGGGCGACTCGCCGGTGACGGCCAATCTCAAGAAGGCCGGCGCGGTCATCATCGGCCTGACCAACACGCCGGAATTCTCGCTGCGCGGCTTCACCGACAATCCGCTGCACGGCCTGACGCGCAATCCCTGGAATGCGGAGGTGACCTGCGGGGGCTCCTCGGGCGGCGCCGGCGCGTCGATCGCGGCCGGCATCGGCACCATCGCGCATGGCAATGACATCGGCGGCTCGCTGCGCTGGCCGGCGCATTGCAACGGCATCGCCACCATCAAGCCGACCCAGGGCCGCATCCCCGCGTTCAATCCCAGCGCCACGGCGGAACGGCCGCTGATGGCGCAGTTCATGTCATCGCAGGGACCGCTGGCGCGTCATGTCGCCGACGTCCGTCTCGGGCTCGAGGTGATGGCGCAGCGCGATCCGCGCGATCCCTGGTACGTGCCGGCGCCGTTGCTGGGTCCGAAGCCGACCGCGCCGGTCAAGGTCGCGCTCGCGAAGATTCCCGAAGACATGGTGACCGATCGCGGCGTGATCGCGCTTCAGCGCAAGGCGGCCGATCATCTCGCCGATGCCGGCTATGCCGTCAGCGAGGTCGAGGTTCCTGATCTGAACAAGGTCTGGCAGCTCTGGTGCGACCTGATCATGACCGAGACCCGCGTGTTGCAGCAGGACCAGATGCTGGCGGTGAGCAGCGCCGACTTCCAGAAGTCGTTCCACGGCTTCATCGCGCTGGCAAATCAGTTGGACCAGGCCGGCTACATGAAGGCGATCGCCGCGCGGTCGGGCCATATCAGGAACTGGATGACCTTCCTCGAACAGTACCCGCTGGTGCTGATGCCGACCACGGTGCGCAAGACACCGGAGGTGAACGCCGATCTCGGTGGCGATCAGCGCGTCAAGGAGCTGTTCTGGAACGACCTGCGCTTCATTTCGTCGATGAACGTGTTGGGGCTGCCGGCCGCCGTGGTGCCGGTCGGCCTGCATGAGGGCTTGCCGGTCGGTGTCCAGATCGTCGGCTCGCGCTATCGCGAGGACATGTGCCTCGACGCTGCCGAGGCGATCGAGCGCAAGGCCGGTATTCTGACCAGGCAATTGTGGGAACGGCGCTGA